Genomic DNA from Anolis sagrei isolate rAnoSag1 chromosome 12, rAnoSag1.mat, whole genome shotgun sequence:
GCGTATGTTCCAACtgaaaggggcggggcttcggGGTTTCTGTCAGACTTGACACCCAATGAGGCTCCGAGGCTTTTCATTGGCCCAACCCACTTCTGGCAGAGCTCGCCCCCGCCTCTGGAAGCGTCGTTCTGCGCCTGCGCGTATGTTCCAActggaaggggcggggcttcgggTTTTCTGTCAGCCCTGGCACCCAGTGAGGTTGCGAGGGCTGCCATTGGCCCCGCCCACTCTGGCAGAGTTCTTCCCCCCTCCCGTCGGGGGCGTCGTTCTGCGCCTGCGCGGCGTGCACCTGCGCCCTGTCCCGTTATTCGCGCCGGCGCCAGGATGTCGTGAGGCGAGCGGGCGAGCGGGCGAGGGGGAGCCATGTTGGGCGGCGGGGAGGCCAGCCCGGAGGCCCTTCCCAGCGAGGAGTCCTCGGAGGAGCTGAGCGCCTGCAGCAAGGAGGAGCTGGTGCGGCGTCTGCGGCGGGAGGAGGCGGCCAAGCTGTCGGCGCTGGTGCAGCGCGGGCGCCTCATCCAGGGCGTGAACCGGCAGCTGCAGGAGCACCTGCGCGAGGTGCGCGAGCTGAAGGCCGTCAACGGGCGCCTCCAGGCCGAGAACCGCGAGCTGCGCGACCTCTGCTGCTTCCTGGACGAGGACCGCGCCAAGGCCAAGCGCCTCGCCCGCCACTGGCAGCTCTTCGGCCACCACGCCGCCCAGGCCCTGCGCGAGGAGGTGGCCGCCTGCCTACGCAAGCTGGCCGGCCTCGAGGGCCTCCAGGAGCGCCTCGCCCGAGACAACCTGGAGCTCAAGGAGCTGTGCCTGGCCCTGGAGGACGAGTGCGCATGCGCCGCCCTCGCCGCCGCCCCcgccctccccccacccccgggGGCGCCCCCCGACGTCGCCAGCCCCGGCGCCCACCCCGAGCTCGGCCTCCTCCCCCCCTGCGGGCCCCGGGACCTCGGCGACGGGAGCTCCAGCACCGGAAGCCTCGGCAGCCCCGACCAGAGCCACCCGGGATGCTCCCCCGACGGGTGAGGCCTCTGCCGGGAGGGCTTCGGCGGTGCCTCTCCCCTGGCACCTCAAGGGCCCTTTGGGGCTGTCTACCACCCTTAGGAGACACTGCAttggcatctgtcgggagggcttcgcTGGTGTCTCTCCCCTGGCACCTCGAGACCCCTTTGGGGCTGTCTACCACCCTTAGAgcatctgttgggaaggttttGTTGGTGTCTCTCCCCAGG
This window encodes:
- the CCDC85B gene encoding coiled-coil domain-containing protein 85B, yielding MLGGGEASPEALPSEESSEELSACSKEELVRRLRREEAAKLSALVQRGRLIQGVNRQLQEHLREVRELKAVNGRLQAENRELRDLCCFLDEDRAKAKRLARHWQLFGHHAAQALREEVAACLRKLAGLEGLQERLARDNLELKELCLALEDECACAALAAAPALPPPPGAPPDVASPGAHPELGLLPPCGPRDLGDGSSSTGSLGSPDQSHPGCSPDG